From the genome of Triticum aestivum cultivar Chinese Spring chromosome 1A, IWGSC CS RefSeq v2.1, whole genome shotgun sequence:
TCGGACTAGACGTTGCAAAAAGATCTAAATCGCGTATAAAATTcctactctatgaatgaaagaaggccTTAACCATGCTCTTAAAGCGATGTGGGGATGTTGGGTTTTCTTGGGTCCACCCCTGCTTTCTCGTTTGATGTGTATGTGAGAATCAATCATGTGACAAACAAGACAACCTATTGTCTTGTAATTTTATGTTTCTCGTTTGTTTTATATGCTTGCAAGAAGTTCTGGACCCTCACCCCAAAAAACCTAGTCTAATAGAACGGGACATCCTCGAGAAATACCTTTTGGCTCTTGGATATACACCTGATACAAGCTGTTTTCAACCGAGAATACCATCAAAGTTATTCCTTGGCAAAACTTTTAAAACAAGTACAACAAAAAGTCAAGtttattttaaatttttttgatCTTGATTTCTTTTCTGTATTGCTATTTTTATGTACAGTGTGTAAATATACATCCAAAAGCCAAATGTGTTTGTCTCGACATCCCGGCATTGTTATAAATTCTGTTCTGCCTCCACCAATGTGGGCCTAGACCTAGCCGTTTTGTTGATTTAGTCCCTTTCACATGAAAATTACAAATAAAATAGTAAACAATATATTTTTAGAGAGGGCGTAAACTTACCAACACCTTTGAGAAACTGAAAAGGTACCGAAATAAGTACTAGCCTTATATAGTTTGAGAAAAAAACATTCTGTAAGACCAGGTCTCACAAGCCAGCACGTGATACCCCTCCTGAATCTTAATGGACGACAGAGGACATTCACAATCTTAAAGCAGCAACTCCCACTTTGCGCACTAATTTCCAACTCCTACTGCTATTCCTGATTGCAATTCCACACAAAAGACGAGTGATGGAATTTAAAAAGTAATACGTCGATTCTTTGGACTATATAAATCGTCGTTGTTTTGGCTCTCGTTCCACCCAGCTGTTCACGTGCGCGATCAACCATTCAACCTCGCCGAGTCGCGTCCCATGCCCATCCATGCACGCCCATACGTGCCCCGCCCGCGCCCGTGACACCACCTCGCCGGTCCACGACGCGACGAACGGCTCGCCCCCGCTCGCGCGCCGCGTTTCCTATCCTACCGTTGCACTCGACGGGCATGGGCACCGGCACCGCCGCCGTGACAGCAACAGCCGACCGGTGGGCGGTGGCGCGGCAGTCGGCGTCGCCGCACCCGCCTCTGCAACTAGTAGAACGCACTCTGACTCCGCCACCCGCGGCCACCGCACCGCCCTCCCTCCCTACCGTTACCCCGCCACACCACGCCACCCCCCTCGCCCGCACGTGTCGCCCCGCCCCGCTAATCCCATCTCATCTCCCACCTCACCTACTCTCTCCCGGTCGGCCTCACCTCACTCCACACTCTAGCTCATCCCCATGTAAATGTCCCCCAATCCCCACGCCACCTCCAATGCCGCCCGCAATGGCCACCACCTCCCCTCCGCTCCGCCTCCTCAGCATCCTACTCTTCCTCCTCGCTGAAACCACGGCCACCGGCGCGGTGCGGTTCGACTACGCGACGCTGACGCTGGCCACGCTGAAGCTGCTGGGCGACGCGCACCTCAACAACAACACCATCCGGCTCACGCGGGACCTGCCGGTGCCCAcctcggcggcggggcgggcgcTCTACGCGGCCCCCGTGCGCCTCCTCGCGGGCTTCTCCACCAGCTTCGCCTTCACCGTCACCACGCTCAACCGGGGCTCCGTCGGCGGGGGGCTCGCCTTCGTcgtcgcccccgacgccgccgccgtcgggGACGGCGGCGCGTTCCTCGgcctcgaccccgccgccgacgTCGCCGTCGAGTTCGACACGCTCATGGACCTCCAGTTCGGGGACGTCAACGGGAACCACGTCGGCGTCGATCTCGGGAGCATGGTGTCGACGGCCGTGGCTGATCTGGACTTGGCGGGCGTCGAGCTCACCAGCGGGCGGACCGTGTACGCGTGGATCGAGTACGCGCCGGGGAAGGCCATGGACGTCTTCGTGTCCTACTCGGCCAAGCGGCCCGCCGCGCCGGTGCTGTCGGCGACGGTCGATCTCGCGGAGTATGTCAAGGAGCAGGCGTTCGTCGGGTTCTCCGCGTCCACGCAGGGCAGCACGGAGATCCACGCCGTCGAGTGGTGGAGCTTCTCCACCCCGTCCGCTCCTTCACCGGCGCCGTCCAAGCCGCCGCCCGTTTCGGCTGCTCCCCCTCCGGCGAGGGCCCTCGACCCGACGCTTCCCTCCACTCCGCAGCTCCCGGGCATCACGCCGCCGGCGACGGTTTCGGCGCCGCCGACCAGCTCAGCTGCAAGCGCCCCGGCAATTTCGGTCGCTCGGAACAATGCCAAGACGCCGCACCACCCGCCTCCACAAGGGGCCGTGGCCGGCGCCGCGACGGCGGGGGCGGTCGTGGCGGCGTCGTTCGCGGGCTTCGCGCTCTGGGCGCTCGCGCGCCGCGCCAAGGCCAGGAAGCGGGACGCCGTGGCGGTGGCCACGAAGCGCGACAAcgtggcgtcggcggcggccatggcgcggtCGCCGCGGGAGTTCTCCTACAAGGAGCTCAGCGCGGCGACGCGGGGCTTCGACGCGTCCCGGGTCATCGGCAACGGCGCGTTCGGCGTCGTGTACAAGGGCATCGTCCCGGACACGGGCGCCATGGTGGCCGTGAAGCGCTGCACCAACGCCAACGCCGACGGCGCGCAGGCGCGGGCCGAGTTCCTCTCGGAGCTCTCCATCATCGCCGGCCTCCGCCACCGCAACCTCCTCCGCCTCCAGGGCTGGTGCTACGAGAAGGGCGAGATCCTGCTCGTCTACGACTACATGCGCAACGGCAGCCTCGACCGCACGCTCTTCGACGCCTCCTCCCCGGCCCTGCCGTGGCGCCACCGCCACGAGATtctcgccggcgtcgcctccgcgctGGCCTACCTCCACCACGAGTGCGACCGCCGGGTCATCCACCGGGACGTCAAGTCCAGCAACGTGATGCTGGACGAGTCGTACCGCGCGCGGCTGGGCGACTTCGGCCTCGCGCGGCAGGCGGAGCACGGCGCGTCCCCGGACGCCACGGCCGCCGCCGGCACCATGGGGTACCTGGCGCCGGAGTACATGCTCACCGGCCGCGCCACCGAGGCGACCGACGTGTTCAGCTTCGGCGCGCTGGTGCTGGAGGTGGCGTGCGGGCGGCGGCCGATCGGCACCGAGGGCCGGTGCAACAACCTCGTCGAATGGGTGTGGAGCCTGCACGGCGAGGCGCGCGTGCTGGACGCCGTCGACCCGCGGCTCGGCGGCGAGTACGACGAGTGGGAGATGCGTAGGGTCCTGCTCGTCGGTCTCGCCTGCTCGAGCCCGGAGCCGGAGCGCCGGCCGGGGATGCGCGCGGTGGTGCAGATGCTGAGCGGGGAGGCGGACCCGCCGTTCGTGCCGGCGGCGAGGCCGTCCATGAGCTTCAGCGCCAACCACCAGCTGCTGCTGAGCCTGCAGGACAGCGTGTCCGACTACAACGCGCTGGGGCTGAACCCGTCGGACGACTCCTCGTCCGACTCGCTGAGCTCGTCGTCGCTCACCAGCACGCTGCGCAAGGGCGGCCACGACATCGGCTTCAGCAGCACCGCCGGCGGCGACGCCCGGTGATCAACCAATTGGTTGGTTCCTCTTGAAATGCGGACGAGATTAGTTTCAAATGTATGTATTGGTGAGAGAGTACATAGATTAGCATTGGGCTGTAATAGAGTCCTAACATATCTCTTTGTGATAATAATAATTCAGATTTTTCAGATGGTTCATTCGAtcaatttcctttttcctttcttttcttcctgCGAAAAATATCCTTTTCACGCCAAGAAAAGCATCAAACCTATCTCTACACGAGATATCCATACACATCTACTGGTAGATGACTAGATGTAGTAATGTATTGAgtgttcttctcttttcttctcttgTAGCGGTAGGTGATGCTGCTGTTATACAAAGTCGTCCAAGTCATCCATGATTATTCATGTCACCAACCGAAAGTCACCCATGATTCAGCTGTGTTGGGATCCTAATGCCTAATGCTACTACGATTAATCCTACACAAAGTGGTGCTAATCATCTCGCAAAGTATGAGCAGCAGCTTGATGCCACGAGTCAGCGTCAGTCAGCATGGACAAATAGATGGCTGCCTACGTGGACGTCGCCATCTCGTGGGCCGCGTGGGTCGCACCTGCGTGTGGGACCGGCCGTCGAGCCGCACGGCACGGAGCGGCACGGGGTCGGTTTCCGTGGAAGAAAACTGGCGTCCACCTCCTCCATGAAGCGACTGTTGGTCTCGGCGGATAGGTGGCACTTCACTGTACCTCATTTGGCCGCTTTCAATCGTATCCAAAAGAAGCTCGCACATGTCGTTGGCCGCCACGCCGTCGCCACCGTTGGTGAGATGGCAATGGCACCTAGCTTGGCCGACATCACCTGGTAATGAAATGCAGACACACGACGTTGCAAGAGCATCTACAGTCTACAGTCGGACTcagcaaatccggcccctcaaacgtcCGCGAACACTGACCAGGCATCCCTTAAATATTCACATACCGCAAATTCTGATTCTTAAATCCATGCAATCCATACACATCGATCATATGGTACAAACTGAGATCAATGTCAAAGTtcaaaacaaagcaaaacaaatcATAGTTCAAAAATCAGGCATGACAAATGAAATCATTGTCCGAGCATGATGGACGGCCTCGGATCACTGGCTGGACGCCTGCTCCGAGCGGAATGCATCCTGCTCCAGGCGGAATGCATCATGCTCGTCCTCCGCTGCTTGCATCCGGGCAGGCTCCACCGCCTGCATTTGCGTGGGCCGAAAGCTGTCCGGAGTGGCTCGGCCGGCGGTCGGATCATCCTGTGTCCCAAAAGGGTCGGACAGCATAATCCGCGTAGGCGCTCGGAGGGAAGGGGTGCGGGGATCCGGGAGCGGCGGAGGAGACAGCTGCTCCACCACGTCTGAACCTCCCTGCGATGTCGCGGCTGCCTCCCTCTCTTGATGTCGGCGTCGCCGCAACTTGCGGGCGACGTTCTCCGCCTTGCAAGTCGCCGGCGACGGACTAGGCGGACTGCATCTCCGCCGTGGCGGTGTGGGTCGGGCTGGACAACATCTCCGACGATGGATCGGGACCGAAGGTGAGGATTGGGAGCGAGGATGGAGGATGGCGAGGGTCCAGACACGGAAATGgtaggagggcggcgggaggagaaggaggtgtttgatgaaTTTGGTGGAATTTGGAGTGAGGTCGGGCTGTTGGGTCCGCCGTGGCGGGTGTGCCCGGGCACTCCCTTATCCGCTCCATATTTAGGCTGGATACGGTGGTGCCTGTCGGTCCAGACGTATGAGGCCTTCTGAGAGGGTGACTGGGCGGTTCGTCCGGATGTATGAGGCAGTTCTCAgatatccggttgtagatgctctgagTGTCAAAATGCCGTGCCAGATGACCACCCGGATTTCAACCGTTTCTACGACAACATCATAAAACTGGCTTGAATGATTTGCTGTTGATGCACCTCTGCATGAGTTTTATGGAGCAGTAGGTTGATTTTCAGAGACGTGATAATTGGGGCCTAACCTAGGAATGTGCAAGCAAGCTAGTAGAGGATGGACTAGCCGTCGCTTTCGCTTTCGTCCCAGGCGGTGTGGAGTCGCTGTCCGCGTAATTCCAGGCTCAGGCTCGGCAAAGCCAACAAAAATGACCCCGAGGCGaaagaaaattttaaaataaaCTGTGGACAAAACTAATTCACGCAGCTAACTCTTTTGGGTAGGGCCCGCCTGACTGACGCTACAAAGCCTCACCAGCTGTCACATCTTAGATTTTTTTTTTCCAAATCTGGTACCCTAAAAAAAATTAAATGGATTAAATTTTTTCCTAGGAAATGCTTATGTGATTGACTTGGTTTTACTTGATTGTTTGCCTAGAAGAATGAAAATCCAAAAGCAACTAGTTGAAACCCTAGCTTGTTTTGGTAGAGACCAAACCATTTTGAAATATTGTTGGGCACAAGGCCAACCTAAATAAGTCCCAAGAATATAAAAgccaaaataattttcataaaggaTTTGAGTTGGTCTTTTGAACATTCACAAATAATTTTGATCTGAACTTTTTAGGAGTTATGAACATATGTCATTTGAACATTCACaactttttttagaattttttaaacATCTAAATGTGACTTTTTAAAATTTGGATCATGGGAGCATGTGAAGGTTGGTATCACCTGATGTCTCCGGCTACTGCC
Proteins encoded in this window:
- the LOC123189216 gene encoding L-type lectin-domain containing receptor kinase VIII.2, whose protein sequence is MGTGTAAVTATADRWAVARQSASPHPPLQLVERTLTPPPAATAPPSLPTVTPPHHATPLARTCRPAPLIPSHLPPHLLSPGRPHLTPHSSSSPCKCPPIPTPPPMPPAMATTSPPLRLLSILLFLLAETTATGAVRFDYATLTLATLKLLGDAHLNNNTIRLTRDLPVPTSAAGRALYAAPVRLLAGFSTSFAFTVTTLNRGSVGGGLAFVVAPDAAAVGDGGAFLGLDPAADVAVEFDTLMDLQFGDVNGNHVGVDLGSMVSTAVADLDLAGVELTSGRTVYAWIEYAPGKAMDVFVSYSAKRPAAPVLSATVDLAEYVKEQAFVGFSASTQGSTEIHAVEWWSFSTPSAPSPAPSKPPPVSAAPPPARALDPTLPSTPQLPGITPPATVSAPPTSSAASAPAISVARNNAKTPHHPPPQGAVAGAATAGAVVAASFAGFALWALARRAKARKRDAVAVATKRDNVASAAAMARSPREFSYKELSAATRGFDASRVIGNGAFGVVYKGIVPDTGAMVAVKRCTNANADGAQARAEFLSELSIIAGLRHRNLLRLQGWCYEKGEILLVYDYMRNGSLDRTLFDASSPALPWRHRHEILAGVASALAYLHHECDRRVIHRDVKSSNVMLDESYRARLGDFGLARQAEHGASPDATAAAGTMGYLAPEYMLTGRATEATDVFSFGALVLEVACGRRPIGTEGRCNNLVEWVWSLHGEARVLDAVDPRLGGEYDEWEMRRVLLVGLACSSPEPERRPGMRAVVQMLSGEADPPFVPAARPSMSFSANHQLLLSLQDSVSDYNALGLNPSDDSSSDSLSSSSLTSTLRKGGHDIGFSSTAGGDAR